From a region of the Butyrivibrio sp. AE3004 genome:
- a CDS encoding MBOAT family O-acyltransferase yields MTFEFTTLLFLTVALLAYYFSAPKYRPFVLMMVSFGYIAIMSRLAFAFMVAVSVFTYVAGFLIHRFHDGRPVLSKVLTVLSVVACVSLLSVLKMGAVLRARDTLPSFMAWAVLPIGFSYYIFQSISFLVDTEKGKTEHFPSPVDFLLYQSFFAKFISGPIERAENFFSQKEAAATAKFFNEENLNRSFAYLVYGFSMKLILANRFAKYTEILLNNPDFHSRIGLIAGSLMYTLQIYTDFAGYSSIAIGIALLFGIRLTQNFKAPYTAKSMSDFWRRWHISLSNWLRDYIYIPLGGNRKGAFRKYLNTVIVFFVCGLWHGNGLNFVAWGLIHGFLSVVDNFLESMHVFEAKAMKIVRRILVFISVSTAWIFFGCESLSRALVYVKNMILGSGVTMSWAEEMEFLEMSNYQFWIMIIGVVIMIVMDVFSSINEKDFPELLMEKALSVRLAVLFVLLVLILVYGVYGPSEQVIGFMYMDF; encoded by the coding sequence TATTTTTCTGCACCGAAATACAGACCGTTTGTGCTGATGATGGTTAGCTTCGGATATATTGCGATCATGAGCAGACTTGCCTTTGCGTTTATGGTGGCAGTCTCTGTATTCACGTACGTCGCAGGATTTTTAATCCATAGATTTCATGATGGAAGACCGGTTCTTTCGAAAGTACTGACTGTTTTAAGTGTGGTTGCATGCGTGTCCTTGCTCAGTGTCCTTAAGATGGGAGCTGTCTTGAGAGCAAGGGATACACTACCATCTTTTATGGCGTGGGCAGTATTGCCTATCGGTTTTTCGTATTATATTTTCCAGTCTATCAGTTTTTTGGTTGATACGGAAAAAGGGAAAACAGAACATTTTCCGTCACCTGTGGATTTCCTTTTGTATCAGTCGTTTTTTGCAAAATTCATAAGTGGTCCTATCGAGAGAGCAGAGAACTTCTTTTCACAAAAAGAGGCTGCTGCTACAGCGAAGTTTTTTAACGAGGAAAATCTGAACAGAAGCTTTGCGTATCTTGTTTACGGCTTTAGCATGAAGCTGATTCTGGCAAACAGATTTGCTAAGTACACGGAGATACTTCTTAATAATCCTGATTTTCATTCAAGAATAGGACTTATTGCGGGCAGTCTGATGTATACACTTCAGATATATACTGATTTTGCAGGCTATTCATCAATAGCGATAGGAATTGCGCTTCTTTTTGGTATCAGGCTTACTCAGAATTTTAAGGCACCGTATACAGCAAAGAGTATGTCTGATTTTTGGCGTAGGTGGCATATCTCTTTAAGCAATTGGTTAAGGGATTACATTTATATTCCTCTTGGCGGAAACAGGAAAGGAGCATTTCGTAAGTACCTTAATACGGTGATAGTATTCTTTGTATGCGGCCTGTGGCATGGAAACGGCTTGAATTTCGTGGCATGGGGACTAATTCACGGATTTTTATCGGTAGTGGATAATTTCCTGGAATCCATGCATGTTTTTGAAGCAAAAGCTATGAAGATTGTAAGAAGAATTCTGGTATTTATCAGCGTGTCGACTGCATGGATTTTCTTTGGCTGCGAGAGCTTGTCGAGGGCACTTGTATATGTAAAGAACATGATTCTTGGAAGCGGTGTTACTATGAGCTGGGCTGAGGAAATGGAATTTCTGGAAATGAGTAACTATCAGTTCTGGATCATGATAATAGGCGTTGTAATCATGATAGTTATGGATGTTTTTTCAAGCATAAACGAAAAGGATTTTCCCGAACTTTTGATGGAAAAAGCTTTGTCTGTCAGACTTGCGGTTTTATTCGTACTTTTGGTGCTAATTCTTGTTTATGGAGTGTATGGACCGTCTGAGCAGGTTATCGGATTTATGTATATGGATTTCTGA